The following coding sequences are from one Lysobacterales bacterium window:
- the hemE gene encoding uroporphyrinogen decarboxylase, whose protein sequence is MTSHPPLLNDRLLRALRRQPVDRTPVWIMRQAGRYLPEYRASRERAGSFMALCQTPELACEVTLQPLARFPLDAAILFSDILTIPDAMGLGLSFVEGEGPRFARPLRSAADIEALAAPDPQVELRYVIDAVSLIRRELAGKVPLIGFSGSPWTLACYMIEGGGGTDFRRAKALLAEQPALMHRLLDVLTTAIIDYLSAQRAAGAQALQVFDSWGGVLAPHHFREFSLRYLARIVAALGQGDDPDRVPVIVFAKGANGSHLTALADTGADALGLDWTQGLAEARALTGDRVALQGNLDPALLYADPAAIEREADAVLADYGHGPGHVFNLGHGITPQVRPEHLGALVDAVARLSPRWHAGPG, encoded by the coding sequence ATGACCAGCCACCCGCCCCTGCTCAACGACCGCCTGCTGCGCGCCCTGCGCCGGCAACCCGTCGACCGCACCCCGGTCTGGATCATGCGCCAGGCCGGCCGCTACCTGCCCGAGTACCGGGCCAGCCGCGAGCGCGCGGGCAGCTTCATGGCCCTGTGCCAGACGCCCGAACTGGCCTGCGAGGTGACCCTGCAGCCGCTGGCGCGCTTTCCGCTCGACGCCGCCATCCTGTTCTCGGACATCCTCACCATTCCCGATGCCATGGGCCTGGGCCTGTCCTTTGTCGAGGGCGAGGGACCGCGGTTCGCGCGGCCCCTGCGCAGCGCCGCCGACATCGAGGCCCTGGCCGCGCCGGATCCGCAGGTCGAGCTGCGCTACGTGATCGACGCGGTGTCTCTCATCCGCCGCGAGCTGGCCGGCAAGGTGCCGCTGATCGGCTTCTCCGGCAGCCCCTGGACACTGGCCTGCTACATGATCGAGGGCGGCGGCGGCACCGATTTCCGGCGCGCCAAGGCGCTGCTCGCCGAGCAGCCGGCGCTGATGCACCGCCTGCTGGACGTGCTGACCACCGCGATCATCGACTACCTGTCGGCGCAGCGCGCCGCCGGTGCCCAGGCCCTGCAGGTGTTCGATTCCTGGGGTGGCGTGCTGGCGCCGCACCATTTCCGCGAATTCTCGCTGCGCTACCTGGCGCGCATAGTCGCCGCCCTGGGCCAGGGCGACGACCCCGACCGGGTGCCGGTGATCGTGTTCGCCAAGGGCGCCAACGGCAGCCACCTGACCGCCCTGGCCGATACCGGCGCCGACGCCCTCGGCCTGGACTGGACCCAGGGCCTGGCCGAGGCGCGCGCCCTGACCGGCGACCGGGTCGCCCTGCAGGGCAACCTGGACCCGGCCCTGCTCTACGCCGACCCGGCCGCGATCGAACGCGAGGCGGACGCCGTGCTGGCCGACTACGGGCACGGTCCCGGCCATGTCTTCAACCTGGGTCACGGCATCACCCCGCAGGTCCGTCCCGAGCACCTCGGCGCCCTGGTGGACGCCGTGGCCCGGCTCAGCCCGCGCTGGCACGCCGGCCCCGGCTGA
- a CDS encoding WGR domain-containing protein, with amino-acid sequence MRMFLQQPPATGAPPRFCQLILQADLLGGYTLMRESGEIGGRSQVRRSVHPDRDSAVAAFEAARDREIRRGLRITFAEGAQPPSD; translated from the coding sequence ATGCGCATGTTCCTCCAGCAGCCGCCGGCCACCGGCGCGCCGCCCCGCTTTTGCCAGCTGATCCTCCAGGCCGACCTGCTGGGGGGTTACACGCTGATGCGGGAAAGCGGCGAGATCGGCGGACGCAGCCAGGTGCGGCGCAGCGTGCACCCCGACCGGGACAGCGCGGTCGCGGCCTTCGAAGCCGCCCGCGACCGGGAGATCCGACGCGGCCTGCGCATCACCTTCGCCGAAGGCGCCCAGCCGCCCTCCGACTGA
- a CDS encoding pirin family protein, whose protein sequence is MSLIRIDAQPRDLGDGFVVRRLLPAAKLRTVGPFVFLDHFGPVDFAPGQGMDVRPHPHIGLATLTWLFDGAIRHRDSLGSALDIEPGAVNWMIAGRGIVHSERTPPALRERGQRLHGIQTWMALPLADEAMAPAFVHVPAEQLPRRTGDGFEATVVAGDAWRLRSPVPVRSRTLYLSLRLAAGATLELPADHPERAIYCAQGRLAVAGTTVSAGELLALPPGPLAVAAGGESLAVVVGGEPLDTGPENSAAQPRHLRWNFVASRQADIEAAAAAWQTSDTARFPDVPGEVDRIPWPA, encoded by the coding sequence ATGTCCCTGATCCGCATCGATGCCCAGCCGCGCGACCTGGGCGACGGCTTCGTGGTCCGCCGGCTGCTGCCGGCAGCGAAACTGCGTACGGTCGGCCCCTTCGTGTTCCTCGACCATTTCGGGCCGGTCGACTTCGCGCCCGGCCAGGGCATGGACGTTCGGCCGCACCCGCACATCGGCCTGGCCACCCTGACCTGGTTGTTCGACGGGGCGATCCGCCATCGCGACAGCCTGGGCAGCGCGCTCGACATCGAGCCCGGGGCGGTCAACTGGATGATCGCCGGTCGCGGCATCGTCCATTCCGAACGGACGCCGCCGGCGCTGCGCGAGCGCGGCCAGCGCCTGCACGGCATCCAGACCTGGATGGCGCTGCCGCTTGCCGACGAGGCCATGGCGCCGGCCTTCGTGCACGTACCGGCCGAGCAGCTGCCACGGCGCACCGGCGACGGCTTCGAGGCCACGGTGGTCGCCGGCGATGCCTGGCGCCTGCGTTCGCCGGTGCCGGTGCGCAGCCGCACCCTGTACCTGTCCCTGCGGCTGGCGGCGGGCGCCACCCTCGAGCTTCCCGCCGACCATCCCGAGCGGGCGATCTATTGCGCCCAGGGCCGCCTGGCCGTGGCCGGCACCACGGTCTCGGCCGGCGAGCTGCTGGCGCTGCCGCCCGGCCCGCTGGCGGTGGCCGCCGGCGGCGAGAGCCTGGCGGTGGTGGTCGGCGGCGAGCCGCTGGACACTGGTCCGGAGAATTCGGCGGCGCAACCCCGTCACCTGCGCTGGAACTTCGTGGCCAGCCGGCAGGCCGACATCGAGGCGGCCGCTGCGGCATGGCAGACGAGCGACACCGCGCGCTTTCCCGACGTGCCGGGCGAGGTCGACAGGATTCCCTGGCCCGCCTGA
- the aroB gene encoding 3-dehydroquinate synthase codes for MNRTVDVALGERAYQVAIGEGLLTDAAMWQGLRTGAPCLVVSDGNVAPRYGKSVIERLGLTADALHVVPAGEASKTLAHCAGIFSALAAMRATRDATVVALGGGMVGDLAGFAAACWMRGVRLLQVPTTLLAMVDSSVGGKTAVNLPEGKNLVGAFHQPQAVIADTGTLASLPDRELAAGLAEVVKYAAIADPGLMDWLEEHAQALLAREPAAMIEAIAASVRHKAAIVARDEREQGDRALLNFGHTFGHAIEAEDGYRHWLHGEAVAAGMVQAARLSSALGLAPTADAERLAALLARFGLPVRGDPAMPVDALLDHMRLDKKAQADGLRFVLWRGVGRAEVVAGVPGDAVRAVLAAG; via the coding sequence ATGAACCGGACCGTCGACGTGGCGCTGGGCGAACGCGCCTACCAGGTCGCCATCGGCGAGGGCCTGCTCACCGACGCCGCCATGTGGCAAGGCTTGCGAACCGGCGCACCCTGCCTGGTGGTCAGCGACGGCAATGTCGCGCCACGCTACGGCAAATCCGTGATCGAACGGCTGGGCCTGACCGCCGACGCCCTGCACGTGGTCCCGGCAGGCGAGGCCAGCAAGACGCTGGCGCACTGTGCCGGCATCTTCTCGGCGCTGGCGGCGATGCGCGCGACCCGGGACGCGACGGTGGTCGCACTGGGCGGCGGCATGGTCGGCGACCTGGCCGGCTTCGCGGCGGCCTGCTGGATGCGCGGCGTGCGCCTGCTGCAGGTGCCGACCACCTTGCTGGCCATGGTCGATTCCTCGGTCGGCGGCAAGACCGCGGTCAACCTGCCCGAGGGCAAGAACCTGGTGGGCGCCTTCCACCAGCCCCAGGCGGTGATCGCCGATACCGGCACCCTGGCCAGTCTGCCCGACCGCGAACTGGCCGCCGGCCTGGCCGAAGTGGTCAAGTACGCGGCGATCGCCGATCCGGGGCTGATGGACTGGCTGGAAGAGCACGCCCAGGCCCTGCTGGCGCGCGAGCCCGCGGCGATGATCGAGGCGATCGCCGCAAGCGTGCGTCACAAGGCCGCCATCGTCGCCCGCGACGAACGCGAGCAGGGCGACCGCGCCCTGCTGAACTTCGGACATACCTTCGGCCACGCCATCGAGGCCGAGGATGGCTACCGGCACTGGCTGCACGGCGAGGCGGTGGCCGCGGGCATGGTGCAGGCGGCGCGCCTGTCCAGCGCCCTGGGTCTGGCGCCGACCGCCGATGCCGAACGACTGGCCGCCTTGCTGGCACGGTTCGGGCTGCCGGTGCGCGGCGACCCGGCGATGCCCGTGGATGCCCTGCTCGACCACATGCGTCTGGACAAGAAGGCCCAGGCCGACGGCCTGCGCTTCGTGCTCTGGCGCGGTGTCGGCCGCGCCGAGGTGGTCGCCGGCGTGCCCGGGGACGCGGTGCGGGCGGTGCTCGCGGCCGGCTGA
- a CDS encoding shikimate kinase: MACAEHIALVGPTGAGKSSIGRALADLLGRPFVDLDHAIEATAGARVALIFEHEGESGFRRRESEALARALAAPLPSLIACGGGVVLDPGNRARLREHALVVHLAATIEEQLGRLARDRQRPLLQVPDRRARLESLAEQREPLYGATAHLRFHPSGPPAQAARALAGLLARPDTATTGGMP; encoded by the coding sequence ATGGCATGCGCAGAGCACATCGCCCTGGTGGGCCCCACCGGTGCCGGCAAGAGCAGCATCGGGCGGGCGCTCGCCGACCTGCTCGGACGGCCGTTCGTCGATCTCGACCACGCGATCGAAGCGACGGCCGGCGCTCGCGTCGCCCTGATCTTCGAGCACGAGGGCGAGTCCGGCTTCCGGCGCCGCGAGTCGGAGGCCCTCGCGCGTGCGCTGGCGGCGCCGCTGCCCAGTCTGATCGCCTGCGGGGGCGGTGTCGTGCTCGACCCGGGCAATCGCGCACGCCTGCGCGAGCACGCCCTGGTGGTCCACCTGGCCGCGACCATCGAGGAGCAGCTGGGACGCCTCGCGCGCGACCGCCAGCGGCCGCTGCTGCAGGTGCCCGACCGGCGCGCGCGCCTGGAGTCCCTCGCCGAGCAGCGCGAGCCCCTGTACGGGGCCACCGCGCACCTGCGCTTCCACCCCTCCGGACCGCCGGCCCAGGCGGCACGGGCGCTGGCCGGACTGCTGGCACGGCCGGACACCGCGACGACCGGTGGCATGCCATGA
- the xrtH gene encoding exosortase H — protein sequence MLRFTLVFTGLLLGLFTLSLLPPVERAVIEPFTTALAQVCTALVSIFDGNAVTEGRVIRTLDGSFGISIERGCNGVEAMIVLAAGVLAFPATWKQRLAGLAIGFVAIQALNLVRIISLFYLGQWSMTAFEWFHLYIWQALIILDALVVWLLWLRYLGRPRPSQASPALA from the coding sequence ATGCTGCGATTCACCCTGGTCTTCACCGGCCTGCTGCTCGGCCTGTTCACGCTGTCACTGCTGCCGCCGGTCGAGCGCGCCGTCATCGAGCCGTTCACGACCGCGCTTGCCCAGGTCTGCACCGCCCTGGTGTCGATCTTCGACGGCAACGCGGTGACCGAGGGCCGGGTGATCCGCACCCTGGACGGCAGCTTCGGCATCAGCATCGAGCGGGGCTGCAACGGTGTCGAGGCGATGATCGTCCTCGCCGCCGGCGTGCTGGCCTTCCCGGCCACCTGGAAGCAGCGGCTGGCCGGCCTGGCGATCGGCTTCGTGGCCATCCAGGCGCTCAACCTGGTGCGCATCATCAGCCTGTTCTATCTGGGCCAGTGGAGCATGACCGCCTTCGAGTGGTTCCATCTCTACATCTGGCAGGCGCTGATCATCCTCGATGCCCTGGTGGTGTGGCTGCTCTGGCTGCGATACCTGGGCCGGCCGCGGCCATCCCAGGCAAGCCCTGCGCTCGCCTGA
- a CDS encoding dodecin domain-containing protein, with amino-acid sequence MATQVAKVIEIFASSPKGIEDAVEKGLKKAAQTVNNIRGAWVNEIKVVTSPDGKVSEWRVNLKLTFIVE; translated from the coding sequence ATGGCCACGCAGGTAGCAAAAGTCATCGAGATATTCGCCTCCTCGCCGAAAGGCATCGAGGATGCCGTCGAGAAGGGCCTGAAGAAGGCCGCCCAGACGGTCAACAACATCCGGGGCGCCTGGGTGAACGAGATCAAGGTGGTGACCAGCCCGGACGGCAAGGTGTCCGAGTGGCGGGTCAACCTGAAACTGACCTTCATCGTCGAGTGA
- a CDS encoding response regulator transcription factor: protein MSSGPVTIGLVEDDPDQADLLVQWLQAAGYRCLHYGTAAEFRRGRGRHAADLVLLDWELPDSDGLTLLTEVRSDPATAATPVVMLTVRADEDDVVQGLRTGADDYIVKPTLRAVLLARIEAVLRRTQLAHGAGEDIDLSPYEIDTERARILIDGRDTELTQREFELAVYMFRRHGRIIRRETLLESVWQIAANVPTRTVDTHVSRLRRKLQLDGMYGWRLVAVYQHGYRLEKFVSNGERS from the coding sequence GTGAGCAGCGGCCCGGTCACCATCGGTCTGGTCGAGGACGATCCCGACCAGGCCGACCTGCTGGTGCAATGGTTGCAGGCGGCCGGCTACCGGTGCCTGCACTACGGCACCGCCGCCGAATTCCGGCGCGGTCGCGGCCGGCATGCCGCCGACCTGGTGCTGCTCGACTGGGAACTGCCCGACAGCGACGGCCTGACCCTGCTGACCGAGGTCCGCAGCGACCCGGCGACCGCGGCCACGCCGGTGGTCATGCTGACCGTGCGCGCCGACGAGGACGATGTCGTCCAGGGCCTGCGCACCGGGGCCGACGACTACATCGTCAAGCCGACCCTGCGCGCGGTCCTGCTGGCCCGGATCGAGGCGGTGCTGCGCCGCACCCAGCTGGCCCACGGCGCCGGCGAGGACATCGACCTCAGCCCTTACGAGATCGACACCGAGCGCGCCCGCATCCTGATCGACGGGCGCGACACCGAGCTGACCCAGCGCGAGTTCGAGCTGGCGGTGTATATGTTCAGGCGGCACGGCCGCATCATCCGCCGGGAGACGCTGCTCGAGAGCGTCTGGCAGATCGCCGCCAACGTGCCGACCCGCACCGTCGACACCCATGTCAGCCGGCTGCGCCGCAAGCTGCAGCTGGACGGCATGTACGGCTGGCGCCTGGTCGCCGTCTACCAGCACGGCTACCGCCTGGAAAAGTTCGTCAGCAACGGCGAGCGCAGCTGA
- the pdxH gene encoding pyridoxamine 5'-phosphate oxidase produces the protein MLPQRLIDRFHELLAAAEAAGEPEPTAMSLATVDDLGQPCVRVVLLKALDARGFSFYTNTESDKGRQLASQPRAAICFLWKHLDQVVQVRAQGAVEAVDDAEADAYFASRPYGSQIGAWASDQSRPLADRATLERRIAEAQARFAGAPVPRPPHWGGYRLVPDRLEFWHGREYRLHDRFVFEREESNNWRESRLFP, from the coding sequence ATGCTGCCGCAGCGACTGATCGACCGGTTCCATGAACTGCTCGCCGCCGCCGAGGCCGCCGGCGAGCCCGAGCCGACGGCGATGAGCCTCGCCACCGTCGACGACCTGGGGCAGCCCTGCGTCCGCGTGGTCCTGCTCAAGGCGCTGGACGCGCGCGGCTTCAGCTTCTACACCAACACCGAAAGCGACAAGGGCCGGCAGCTCGCCAGCCAGCCCCGTGCGGCGATCTGCTTCCTGTGGAAGCACCTGGACCAGGTCGTCCAGGTGCGCGCCCAGGGCGCCGTGGAAGCGGTCGACGACGCCGAGGCGGATGCCTATTTCGCAAGTCGTCCGTACGGCAGCCAGATCGGGGCGTGGGCCTCCGACCAGTCGCGACCGCTGGCCGATCGCGCCACCCTGGAGCGGCGCATCGCCGAAGCGCAGGCGCGCTTCGCGGGCGCGCCGGTGCCGCGCCCGCCGCACTGGGGCGGATACCGTCTGGTGCCCGACCGCCTGGAGTTCTGGCACGGCAGGGAGTACCGGCTGCACGACCGCTTCGTGTTCGAACGGGAGGAGTCCAATAACTGGCGAGAGTCCCGCCTGTTTCCCTGA